The genomic window TGCTATCTAATGTTCTCCATAGATTGTCTTCACTAACACATACCTATTAGATTAAAGTGTTTCAGATGGCGGGACTGAAAAGTGATTCCCCTACCGCATGCAATCTGCATCCCAAGACAAGGCTGTAGAACTATAGTGGCTTGCCAGTTCATGAGGTCTCAACCCTTAACCCCTGAACCGACGGACCAACATACCTAGGTAAGCACACTCAATAGTTGACTTTTCAAACGAAATCAATTTCCAAGACCGAACTACTTATCAACTACCCAACTACAACGTGTCATCACAACACGACATTACATTCCGGAAATCTCTCACTCGGCACATTCATCTGCCCTCCATGTTCGCATCCCCCTTCTGACCCAGCAGCTGAAGTGCGGCAGTCCGCTTCTGAGCAAGCATTAGCAACCTGTCCGCCTTCACAACTCCATTGTTATCCCTTCCGCTCAGCATCAACGCAGTCTTGCACAAGTTCTTGATCTCTCTGCCGTTCATTTTCAGCTCGCACAGACGGTTCAGGTCGCTTTCGCCAACCACAAACTTCTCAGCTCCAAAGTGTTTTAAGAAGTTGAGCCAAACCTGCCGGCGCTGCGTGGAGTCGAGGTCGTAGTAAGGCAAGAACAAGTCAACGCGGGACTGGAAGTTGTGGTCGATGGCAGAGAAGCGGTTGGTGGTCAAGAACAGGATGCCTTGATAGTATTCGagcttggtgaggaagaCTGTGGCTTACACCGTTAGCAAGCCGCCACTTGGAACCACGATAAAGAGGCTGATGTAGAACACTTACTGGACACCAAATCATTACGAATCAAGCCTTCATCGCTTCGAGCACCCCAAGAAGACGTCTgcctcatcaagaagaagcatgGCATTCCAAAGTGGGCACAGATTGAGAGCGTGATCAAGAGCTGCTTCGACCTCGGAAGGAGTGGTGCTCAAGACACCGGCCGAAACTAGATACAATGAGACCCGGGCTCGCTCAGCAACAGCTTCGGCAGTAAATGTCTTGCCCACACCGGGGGGGCCCGAACATGAGAATGGTAATCCCACGCCCTGTGATGGCACGGTTAGTCTATGTCGTTGATCAAAGGGTTCCTCAAAAAGCAGATGCGTACCTTTGTCAGCCACAAAGTCGTCGCACTCCTGGGTGCTCGCCTTCTTGCTTGCCACGGACTCCCAGGCAAGCTGCTTCTCACCTCCCCTAGACACTAATTTGTCAAAGGCGCTGTCGTTCCAGTCAATATCCCGCAAGTTTTCAATGCAGTAACGCCCCCAGTCCTTTGCTTTGATGTCGAATCCGATAAGCCAGGGGGTGGTCAGTAAAAGATGCTCGTCGGGCAACTCCGGAAGGCTGGAGTCGTCGACCCGGTCCAAGTCTGAAGGTTGACGATGGTAGCGGCCATCTCGTCCTTGGATCCTGATGATTCCTCCTCTACAGGTGATTCTTTTGCCACTTCCTCTTCGTTCTCCAACGAAGCGAGCTCAGGGACAGGTTTGTTCTCGCTATGGTAGTAGGCACAAGGGCCAATGACAACTCTGCCAGACATCTGGTTGTGTCACAGTCAGTACAAGATCGTCCAATCAGTTAAAGAGTTGTCCCACAGGACGGGAACACATACACTAAGCtgaacatcctcctcctccccaaccttgAAGGCAATCTTGTGCCCCTTCTACTGCTGATATCGGTAACCTCTCAGCCCCTCCCATCTCTTTCCTCTGGCCAGCATTCTGGCCTTGATCCCCTCTGGATCGGCCACCATCGAGAGTGGGTACACGCTCAAATTCCTGACCTTCTGTCTTCCCTTGAAGTGCTTGATGGTGACCCACGTCTCCTTCATCCCGGTCATCTGGCCATTCCAGTCAACGTACTCGCACATGACCCACATGTTGCTGCTTTCGGAGCTCAAGCTGTGCTTCCGGGAAACACGGCACAGCGTCTCGACGCCGAAGAATTTGGTGACGACCAGCTCACCGGATGGGAAGATTTGCCACAGGTTCTCATGTCTGACGCGCCCAGTCCCGAGCGTCTCGTCAAGAGTGGTAATGGAGGACTCCAATAGTGGGTTTAGAAAGTCGATGAGGTGTTGGAGGCTTTCTTCCTCGCGGTGACCTCATCcgcatcatcgccgtcgcTCAGGAGTGTCTGGATGGACTCGTGAATTTCATTGAGAATTTTCTAGCGGTGAACCAGCGGCTGGAAGGAGGCATTAAGAGTCCAGTTCTCGGCGGTGAGTGTGTCTGGGTCTTGATAATAGTTCTCGAGTGCTTTTACGAGTACGTCACGCACGCTGGGGCAGTTGACGGTGATGCTGTTGGCGACGTGCTGATCAGAACCGGGATGGCgctggatgatggggatgtcgGAGACTTCCGCTTCGAGAGAGGACCGTTCCTCATCGACGTTGACATGTTTAGACAAGCGGCTGGGGCAACTACCGCAACAGCAATCGGTTTCGTAGAGCttctgcaccaccaccgagttATCCGGCTCGGAAGGAGTCTCAGAACAAGACCTTCGTCAGTATTAGAAGACAGTGAAGAGGGTTGGCTGATTTCGTTCTCACACACCTGAACACCAGAGTCATCGACTATCTCGTCGGGTTCGGAACCACAAGGGGTTGCTGATCGAGTGCTCGGGGCCGACATGGTTACAGGAACGAGAGCTGAAACAACGTGATAGGTATGGAACAATGGTAAGATTTACGCAAGAGGAATGGCTGTTGAAGGTCGTCAGGTCTGAAGTGTAGTTTTTCATTGAAGCTGACTTGAAAGTAGTTTCTGCTGGGCTACTTATATCCCTCGAAGCTCTACTTCTTTGTAGGGTAGGCTTAGGCTTTCCATGATCCCAACCTCCAATTTCCCATTGACAGCATCCTACGCTACATGTCTGTCACTTCCAAAAAGGTGCATTGCAGGAGAACGAATCGACAAGCGCCAAGGGACTGTGTTGCCTAGAACTGCCTGGATGGAAACCAACAACGTATGAGATGctgcatcaccacccaaccccatcatctaAAACTCACAAGATCAGATACTCTCGTGGATCTCACTCCTACAGtcgcctgctgctgtgcacgccaatcttcttcttgcctgATGAGGCTTGTCGTGGATGTGTTGTTATGATATTGGATGACAACCAGGCTACCAGACCCACCAGACCAAAGCTACTACCTATTTGGATACTTCAAcatgaaagaaaaaaaggcacTGGGGTTGTCCAGACTTGAAGCCATCAGCACTTGATAGATAGGGGCAAAAATGATACTCTCCCGCCGGGAATTGAACCCGGGTCTCGAGCGAAGTCGGTGTTaatgacaagctcacatacTGACCACTATACTACGGAAGATATACAGGGGTTATCCCCTATCGTAGTAATTGGTTCATGAATAATTTATTAGATTGTGGGTATATATAGGAGTCAATACATACACCAACATCGTGGGGATTTCGAGCCCCGAAATCTTTGGCTCGGCTTGATTTGCTTGTCGTGCTTCTCAGGTTGACTTCAAAAATACAAGCAATAACTGAAAAAGGAATTTGACGCTTGCGAAGTACCTTCAATAAAGAGCAACAAAGGACGCTCCTCGCAAGAGACAGATGGAGGAACAATGGCGATGTTTACCTTAGTTGCTCCTTTGTATTGACACCTCGAGTAATACCAGCGTGCCCTGGCCCGGTAAGTTCCTCGCTACGAAATGGCTTTGTCCATTTAAAAACCTCGTTGCGCCGTAGCAGTGATCGGCTTTCCATGGGTCtcgaggtgctggaggagaatgCGATACGGGTTGATATAGAGGGGGGTTATCACCCAGAATACTATCACAGCATCAGTCATGTCGTACGGCCATATCTTCAAGGATACAACGGGGCAGTACCTCTTCATCCGCGAGCTTGGAACGGGCGTCTCCTGTCGAGCTCAATTAGTCCATCACTTGCCGACAGGCGAATATCGAGTCCGCAAAGTCCTCCATCGGCGTGTGCCGATTAGCGAGGATCTCCCTCGCAACATCGGATACACGGTAGACGCAGATATCCAAGCCATTATCCAATTCAACAACGAGACTGCCATCGTTGATCTTCTCCAAAAGAGCGGCGAGCGAGACCAACTCAAAATCGCCGCGCTCTATTCACACTCAACCCATGTcgatgaaaagaaaaaaaagtacTCGCGAGTGTCGTATTGGTCTCTCTCCAACGGTGGCGACCTCGATTCCTTCCTTGCGGACTATCAGCACCACATTCCGCGGCCTTTCATTCTTCAGTTTCTTAGCCAGatgctcaccaccctccagcaCATGTACACCGCCTGTCACGACCGTCTCGGCCCCATGGTTCACAACGACTTTCACGCAGGTAACATCCTTCTTCACTACCCCAGCGATGCTCGAAGCCCCATCCCCGATTTCCACCTCATCGACTTCGGCCTTGCAACCCCGTTATCTCCGGCATCCATTGCCGATGACAATGACTTCCTGCTTCCGGAACCTGGCAACCCACCTGTCTGGGATATTCCTCGCCTGTTGAGAGTTGTTGACAAGCTACTTGTCACTTGGCCCGAAGAGTACCGAGCTTTCCTTCACTCGGGAGGAGATCCGATAGGTACTGCCTACAGGCTGTCTTGGACCTGGACCGTCGGTTCCAGTATATACTACAAGAGCACCGAAGATATGTCTACGAGACGAAGGACTTTTCGCAACGACTAACCCTCCCCGACCTGCGACCTGTCATCGAGTATGTCAACAACTATCGAGCGACCCTTGACCCCGACGGGGTAGAGACAAGAGACCATCCTCTCTGCAGCCAAGCATACATGAGAATATCTGATGCCAAGATCGCGGCACCACAGACCTACAGCGAACTGGAGACAATCACCAATACCAGA from Podospora pseudoanserina strain CBS 124.78 chromosome 7 map unlocalized CBS124.78p_7.2, whole genome shotgun sequence includes these protein-coding regions:
- a CDS encoding uncharacterized protein (EggNog:ENOG503Q48I; COG:O) yields the protein MSAPSTRSATPCGSEPDEIVDDSGVQTPSEPDNSVVVQKLYETDCCCGSCPSRLSKHVNVDEERSSLEAEVSDIPIIQRHPGSDQHVANSITVNCPSVRDVLVKALENYYQDPDTLTAENWTLNASFQPLVHR
- a CDS encoding uncharacterized protein (EggNog:ENOG503Q48I; COG:O), encoding MPCFFLMRQTSSWGARSDEGLIRNDLVSIFLTKLEYYQGILFLTTNRFSAIDHNFQSRVDLFLPYYDLDSTQRRQVWLNFLKHFGAEKFVVGESDLNRLCELKMNGREIKNLCKTALMLSGRDNNGVVKADRLLMLAQKRTAALQLLGQKGDANMEGR